The sequence below is a genomic window from Fuerstiella sp..
GAGTGCCCGACAGGTGTTCCTGGCACATTGACGAGGGACGCGTGATTGTCGCGGCCCCGACAGATCAACCGCTCCGGGAACTCCTCAGACAATTCTGTCCGTGGCGAAAGGGTCCGCTGAATATTGCCGGAGTGAACATTGACACCGAATGGCGATCGGATTTGAAATGGGACCGCGTGGCCGACCATGTGGAGTGGCGCGACCGGCGAGTGCTGGATGTGGGTTGTGGCAACGGCTATTTTGGCTGGCGTATGCTGGATGCCGGAGCGAACTGTGTCGTTGGACTGGATCCATTCCTGCTGTTCGTCATGCAGCACGAGATCGTCAAACGGCTGGCCGGAGACCCTCGCAATTATGTGCTGCCGTTGACGGATGCCTGTCTGGTTCCTCGACTCGGTGCTTTCGATATTGCCGTTTCGATGGGAGTGCTCTATCACCGCACCAGTCCGATTGATCACCTGCAAATATTAAGAGAATCACTCCGAGATGGTGGTCAGCTGGTTCTGGAAACACTCATTGTCGAAACCGGCGAATCAACGGTGCTGGTTCCACACGGCCGCTATGCAAAAATGAGGAACGTCTGGTTCATTCCGTCACCGTCAATGCTGACACTTTGGCTGAAGCGAACGGGATTCCAGGACATCAGAGTGGTCGACATCACGCCAACAACGTCCGACGAACAGCGGCGGACGGAGTGGATGACCTTCGAATCTCTGAACGACTACCTCGATCCGAACGATTCCAAAAAAACCATGGAAGGCTACCCGGCACCGGTGAGAGCGGTTATCACAGCCCGGCTGCTTTGATTCGCGTGCGACCGTACACGAATTACCTGGTTTCGCTGCAGGCACTTGTGCGTAGGAATCTGTGTTTCCGTCAGGGCAAAGATCACGTACAACGGGGGGGCTGCACGTTGGCGTTATTGAGGCCACCTGGTGAACGATCGTTTTGCTTAATGCGCTTCCAGCCAGTTGTTACCAACGCCAGTGTCCACCACAACAGGCACGCTCATCGGCAGGGCGCTGGTCATGCATTCGCGAATCACGGGTATCACTGTTTTCTCTTCGTCGCGTTTCATGTCAAACACGATCTCGTCGTGAACTGTCAGCAGCATTTTTGTCTGAAATCCACCGTTCTTCAGGGCCGTATGAACTCGAATCATGGCCAGCTTGAGCAGATCCGCAGCAGTTCCCTGAATTGGACTATTCATTGCCAAACGTTCAGCCGCGGACCGCAGTGAATTATTCCGGGAATCGATATCTCTCAGGTAGCGTCGCCGTCCGGATTGAGTTCTGACGTAGCCGTGTTCTCTGGCGAACTCGATCGTGGAATCAATCCATGTACGGACTCCGGGATACTTGTCAAAGTAGTTGTCGATCAGTTCGCGGGCTTCCGTTCGTGGAATATTCAGACGCTGCTGCAGACCGAAC
It includes:
- the cmoB gene encoding tRNA 5-methoxyuridine(34)/uridine 5-oxyacetic acid(34) synthase CmoB, which encodes MPTDSSVLFNYEDLYRQLNDHGHGGWVNSLRSACSEALQSDRHGQLSTWLELLQQIRVPDRCSWHIDEGRVIVAAPTDQPLRELLRQFCPWRKGPLNIAGVNIDTEWRSDLKWDRVADHVEWRDRRVLDVGCGNGYFGWRMLDAGANCVVGLDPFLLFVMQHEIVKRLAGDPRNYVLPLTDACLVPRLGAFDIAVSMGVLYHRTSPIDHLQILRESLRDGGQLVLETLIVETGESTVLVPHGRYAKMRNVWFIPSPSMLTLWLKRTGFQDIRVVDITPTTSDEQRRTEWMTFESLNDYLDPNDSKKTMEGYPAPVRAVITARLL